Genomic DNA from Pyruvatibacter sp.:
CCGCGCCGATGCCTTCAGATGCACCGACGCCAACGATCAGCGCCACTTTTCCCCGTTCGATCTTCACTGATCTCTCTCCCGCCTGATCATCCGTTTTATTTTCAAACGCATATATGGAACCTGACGTGGCGCGATACCAGCCCCAAATATCAACGGCCCGTTAAGACGTGACATGAAATGATAACGATCAGCATTTGGCCCGCCGTTCAATCGGAGCAGCACATGGCAGACCGTTACGACCCCCAGACCGGCGAGGACCGCCGCGCGTTTCCGCGTATCATGCTGTCAAACGATGCCAGATGCCTTATGCCGGACGGCGGTGAGTATCCGGCCCGGTTGCGTGACGTATCAGCAGCCGGCTGTTTTCTGGCAATGGATGCCTTTGCAACACGGCCGGCCCCCCATGACCGCGTGGTGGTTTATATCGACAGGCTTGGTCGCTTTGAGGGGCTGGTCAGCCGCAGCACCGAAGAAGGCTTTGCCCTTGCCATGGAAATGACCGGTGCCAAACGTGAAAGGCTTGCAGTCACGCTTGAGCGCATTGCAAAAGGCGATGAAGCAGCGCTGGATGAGATCCGCCGCCACCCACGCGTGGATGCCGCCGACAAGCCGACCACTCTGCGTCTGGCAAATGGCTCCACCGGCAGTTGCCGCATCATTGATATGTCATTGAGCGGTGCTTCGGTGGAAACCAATCTGCGCCCTACCATTGGCGTGTTTGTGGATGTGGGCCGTATGCATGGCCGCGTTGTTCGCCACCATGAAAACGGGTTTGCAGTTGAGTTTGCGGAAGTTGCTCCCACGCCAAAAGCCGTGATGCGGCATTTCGAGCCAGGACACCACGTCGGCTGACCTGCCGAAACAATCCTGATACCCACAAACGCGCTGGACGCAGCTTGCCCGTCGGCAGTAGCTTGGCGCACATGCACCCAACACATTTCACGTTTGCCGCCGCTTGCGCCACAATTGCCGCGGTATTGATGCTTTCCGTCACGCCTGCAAAAGCACAGGCGGATGCCTGCGCTCCTCAGCCCCATCGCATTGTCTCCGGGCAGGTGGAAAACGACATGTTCGGCAATGGGGCCGACAGAAACTACACCCATGGCACCCAGCTAACCTACATGACCGGCGGACGCGTCCCGCAGATTGTGCAGGACCTGGCGCAAGGCACCCCCGGCTTTCGCAAGGGTGACCGGATGCAGTTTTCTGTATCCCTGGGCCAGTCAATATTCACCCCGGACGACATCACCATCCCGACACTTCAGCGCAATGACCGTCCCTATGCGGGCTGGACCCATGTGGGCTTTGGTGCGGTCTCATTCCACCGCGACTGCAATCAGCGCGTTGACGAGCATGTAACCCGCATTGACGCGGTCGAACTCGCCATCGGCGTCATCGGCCCGCTGTCGCAGGCTGACGATACGCAAATACTCTGGCATGACTGGATTGGTGCTGACGAGCCACGCGGCTGGTCAAATCAGCTCAGAAATGAAGTCGGCATAGTGCTGACATATGAGCGCCGCCTGCCGCGCGATATAGACTTTGAATGGTTTGAGGCGCTGTTGCCGTTTAATCTTGAAGCCCATGCCACCCCGCATTTCGGCTTTTCCCTGGGCAACGTCTTCACTCATGCAGCCGCCGGAGGCACTGTGCAAATAGGCACGGGCCTCAACACAACGGATGGCGTACCGCGTATCCGCCCCAGCCTGCCGGGGTCGGGCTATTTCGAGCCAAGTGATGGATTGGACTGGCAGTTGTTTGCTGGTGCAGAGGTGCGTGCCGTCGCCCGCAACATTTTCCTCGACGGAAATACATTCCGAAAAAGCCACCGCGTTGAAAAAGAACCCGTGGTGGTGGACTTTCAGGCCGGGCTGGCAGTAACCGTTGGGCCTGCCCGCGTCAGCTTCACAAATATCTGGCGCAGCAGGGAGTTTGTGAAGCAAAAAGCCTGGGATGAGTTCGGCTCGATCTCAGCAGCTTTTCACTTTTAGGCTCGAAGCAGCGCCGCAGGCGCGGCTCGACGCGGAAGACCAAAAGTTTTTCGCCCACTTTCAAAAATAATTTGGGGTCCCGAACCCCGTATTTTCGACGTCATTCTCGATGTGCGCCGCGTTGTATTGCCCGTCAGAAAGTCTGCGCCGACCCGGCCCGCCCGGTGTAAGGCTGCCAAAACACCAGCTATTGCGCCGTTTTTCACCCAAATCCTTGGTTCGAGCTAAAACCTATTAAAAATCGAACGGCAATCTAATCTGAATTGAACTTCACTCTAATTGAATATAGATAGTGTTTACAGTGTCTTTGATTTAAATACAGACGCCAATATTTCAAATACAGAAAAACATAACCGCCATCCTCAGCGAACATTCTGAGGTAACCAAGGGGTTGGTTATGTTTATACTTCGCAGTTGTCTAATGCTCGCAGTCGTTATCGCTCTGGCTGCCTGCCAAACCACCGGCGCCACATCGGTTCCGGCATCATTCTCAAACACGCCTGCCGCCACGCCGTCAGCCACCGCCGTCTCCATGGTGGAAGGCCCGGCAGCGCGTCCGCCCATCGGCTATATCGGCTTTTGTCTGCGCCACCGCGCTGACTGCGAGCCGCAGACCGATACATCGTCTGGCGACATCACGACGTCATCAACTGCCGGTCTGCCTGGCGCCGTTGCACTCACGTCGGAACGCTGGCGTGAACTCAATGAGGTCAATACCTACTTCAACCGCACGGTGCGCCCGGTCGAGGATATCGACCTCGTGCAAAAGGTTGAATGGTGGAGCTACGCCATAAACTCGGCCGGTGACTGCGAGGACTATGTTCTCGAAAAGCGCCGGGCCCTGATCGACCGTGGCTGGCCTGCTGATGCGCTGCTCATCACTGTTGTTCGGCAGTGGAATGGCCAGGGCCACGCGGTGCTTACCGTCGTCACCGATAAAGGCGATCTCGTTCTCGACAATCTGGCAATGGGCATCGTGTCTTTTGACAAGGCGCCCTACACCTGGCTCATGCGCCAGTCTCGCCAGCACCCCATGCACTGGGTCAAGCTGAACGGTGAGGGCACAGCGCCCCACACCGCCGGCCTCCAGAGCAACACGTTCGTGGCTGGCGGTCCCTTGGGCCTCTAATCACGCCGACCCCGACAAGGGTCAAGTCGGCCACGAAGCTACCGGCCTTGCCGGACAGCAAGGCCACTACAGAGGGCTGGTTCCGCCGGACAGCGGTTCCAGCCCTCCCGGTTTTTCCAA
This window encodes:
- a CDS encoding PilZ domain-containing protein, translated to MADRYDPQTGEDRRAFPRIMLSNDARCLMPDGGEYPARLRDVSAAGCFLAMDAFATRPAPHDRVVVYIDRLGRFEGLVSRSTEEGFALAMEMTGAKRERLAVTLERIAKGDEAALDEIRRHPRVDAADKPTTLRLANGSTGSCRIIDMSLSGASVETNLRPTIGVFVDVGRMHGRVVRHHENGFAVEFAEVAPTPKAVMRHFEPGHHVG
- a CDS encoding lipid A deacylase LpxR family protein — its product is MHPTHFTFAAACATIAAVLMLSVTPAKAQADACAPQPHRIVSGQVENDMFGNGADRNYTHGTQLTYMTGGRVPQIVQDLAQGTPGFRKGDRMQFSVSLGQSIFTPDDITIPTLQRNDRPYAGWTHVGFGAVSFHRDCNQRVDEHVTRIDAVELAIGVIGPLSQADDTQILWHDWIGADEPRGWSNQLRNEVGIVLTYERRLPRDIDFEWFEALLPFNLEAHATPHFGFSLGNVFTHAAAGGTVQIGTGLNTTDGVPRIRPSLPGSGYFEPSDGLDWQLFAGAEVRAVARNIFLDGNTFRKSHRVEKEPVVVDFQAGLAVTVGPARVSFTNIWRSREFVKQKAWDEFGSISAAFHF
- a CDS encoding transglutaminase-like cysteine peptidase, giving the protein MLAVVIALAACQTTGATSVPASFSNTPAATPSATAVSMVEGPAARPPIGYIGFCLRHRADCEPQTDTSSGDITTSSTAGLPGAVALTSERWRELNEVNTYFNRTVRPVEDIDLVQKVEWWSYAINSAGDCEDYVLEKRRALIDRGWPADALLITVVRQWNGQGHAVLTVVTDKGDLVLDNLAMGIVSFDKAPYTWLMRQSRQHPMHWVKLNGEGTAPHTAGLQSNTFVAGGPLGL